One stretch of Nitratiruptor tergarcus DSM 16512 DNA includes these proteins:
- the metH gene encoding methionine synthase translates to MIKELLKKRILVIDGAMGTQLQAKANEIPAKAWEGKEGCNELLNKTAPDVIRSIHEAYAKVGADIIKTNTFGSMPWVLEEYDLASEAYDLTKRGCELVKEVCEAYSTPDKPRFTACSLGPGTKLPSLGHIDYDEMYAGYSEAARGARDGGADLFLLETCQDPLQIKAAIHACQDTAPQIPIMVSVTIEQNGTMLIGTDAATIATILEPFDIISLGFNCGTGPDMVEKHVRVLSEVWDRPISIHANAGLPQNRGGYTYYPMGPKEFTELEAKFTAIPGVTLLGGCCGTTPQHIKALVDSVEGKKPLPPKGKQPRSIASLFEARTLMQNPPPFLMGERSNATGSKAFRELLLKSDYEGTLSVAQQQVRSGAHGIDVSVGFAGRDETKDMKEVIQLYNEKIPIPLMPDSTQVPAIETALKHIGGRPIINSANLEDGIEKFDKICSLAKRYGAALVLLAIDEEGMAKTKEKKLAVAERMYERAVNLHGLNPGDLVFDLLTFTVGSGDEEYQTAAIETIEAIRELRKRHPEVGAVLGVSNISFGLDKHAREYLNSVFLHHCVEAGLTMAIVNVKNLIPYHKISEEDRKVCEDLLFNRRENGDPLFAFIEHFSKAEKKETASDDELSKLPLEEQIHKLLIDGDKDRMMPLLEKAKDVIDPEKIINEILIGAMKEVGDLFGSGQMQLPFVLQSAEVMKAAVDYLNQFLPKTEKQSQTTLILGTVKGDVHDVGKNLVDILLTNNGFKVVNLGIKVELEEFIKAYKEHNAQAIGMSGLLVKSTQVMLENLKEMKQKGIDAPVLLGGAALTKKFVDEFCRPAYDGPIFYCRDAFDGIVAMSRIEEGNFDTKLGSDKDEEEIVEVKPKEEVKIDPANIILPKPAPVPIPPFWGRKTLEIDPDIAYEWINKRLLFKQRWGYKSKGLSKEEYQKQLDEKVIPAFNRLRSELKDIFQPVILYGYWPARAVDNELYVFGEEFGWQRDEDANREPIENIIGDAIEIFTFPRQSKPPHRCIADYFHADRMDVSAFTCVSAGSKFSEYEGELFKAGKYHEYHLVHGLSVELAEALAEIAHKQIRIELGILRNEKADLRDVKMVGYQGARYSPGYPACPDLELNRHIFNLLKPEEFGIELSETFQIHPEQSTCAIVVHHPEAKYFNV, encoded by the coding sequence TTGATTAAAGAGCTGCTAAAAAAGCGGATTTTAGTCATTGATGGTGCAATGGGAACGCAGCTTCAGGCAAAAGCAAATGAGATTCCAGCCAAAGCTTGGGAAGGTAAAGAGGGGTGTAATGAGCTTCTCAATAAAACTGCTCCAGATGTGATTAGGTCGATCCATGAAGCCTATGCAAAAGTAGGGGCTGATATCATTAAAACAAACACATTTGGCTCAATGCCATGGGTCTTGGAGGAGTATGATTTAGCCAGCGAAGCGTATGATCTTACAAAACGAGGATGTGAGCTAGTCAAGGAGGTTTGCGAAGCTTATAGCACACCTGATAAACCGCGTTTTACTGCCTGCTCTTTGGGACCTGGAACAAAACTGCCAAGCCTTGGGCATATCGATTATGATGAAATGTATGCAGGATACAGCGAAGCTGCTCGTGGGGCAAGAGATGGAGGAGCAGATCTTTTCTTGCTTGAGACTTGTCAAGATCCACTTCAAATTAAAGCAGCGATTCATGCTTGTCAAGATACAGCTCCCCAAATTCCCATTATGGTAAGTGTTACCATTGAGCAAAATGGTACAATGCTTATCGGAACTGATGCAGCAACTATTGCGACTATTTTAGAACCGTTTGACATTATTTCTTTGGGATTTAACTGCGGAACCGGTCCTGATATGGTGGAAAAACATGTAAGAGTGCTGAGCGAAGTGTGGGATCGGCCAATTAGTATCCATGCCAATGCTGGGCTTCCTCAAAACAGAGGCGGCTATACCTACTATCCTATGGGACCAAAAGAGTTTACCGAGCTTGAAGCAAAATTTACCGCCATACCGGGTGTGACGCTGCTAGGCGGATGTTGTGGGACGACTCCTCAGCATATCAAAGCTTTGGTAGATTCAGTTGAAGGCAAAAAGCCCCTTCCTCCAAAAGGAAAGCAGCCAAGAAGCATTGCAAGCCTTTTTGAAGCTCGTACACTCATGCAAAATCCTCCTCCCTTTTTAATGGGTGAGCGAAGTAACGCGACAGGAAGCAAAGCTTTTAGAGAGCTTCTTTTAAAAAGCGATTATGAAGGGACACTCAGTGTTGCCCAGCAGCAAGTGCGCAGTGGAGCCCATGGAATTGATGTAAGTGTGGGGTTTGCAGGGCGTGATGAGACAAAAGATATGAAAGAAGTCATCCAGCTCTATAATGAAAAGATTCCAATCCCCCTCATGCCGGACTCCACGCAAGTGCCAGCCATAGAGACAGCTCTTAAGCACATTGGCGGACGTCCGATTATCAACTCAGCCAACCTCGAAGATGGGATAGAGAAGTTTGACAAGATCTGTTCATTGGCAAAGCGCTATGGTGCGGCATTGGTACTGTTGGCAATCGATGAAGAGGGAATGGCAAAGACAAAAGAGAAAAAATTGGCGGTTGCTGAGCGTATGTATGAAAGAGCTGTGAATCTGCATGGCCTCAATCCTGGTGATCTTGTTTTTGATCTTTTAACCTTTACTGTTGGAAGTGGGGATGAGGAGTATCAAACAGCAGCTATTGAAACCATTGAAGCGATTCGTGAGTTAAGAAAGCGTCATCCAGAAGTGGGAGCAGTTTTAGGAGTATCCAATATCAGCTTTGGCTTAGACAAACATGCAAGGGAGTACCTCAACAGTGTTTTTTTGCACCACTGCGTCGAAGCCGGTCTTACGATGGCGATCGTCAATGTCAAAAATCTCATCCCTTACCACAAAATCAGTGAAGAGGATCGAAAAGTTTGTGAGGATCTGCTCTTTAACAGACGCGAAAATGGCGATCCACTCTTTGCCTTTATCGAGCACTTCAGCAAAGCGGAGAAAAAAGAGACTGCAAGTGATGATGAACTGAGCAAACTCCCACTTGAAGAGCAAATCCACAAACTCCTCATCGATGGGGACAAAGATCGGATGATGCCACTGCTTGAAAAAGCCAAAGATGTGATAGATCCTGAAAAGATTATCAATGAGATTTTAATCGGGGCTATGAAAGAGGTGGGCGATCTCTTTGGAAGTGGGCAGATGCAGCTGCCATTTGTACTACAAAGTGCAGAGGTGATGAAAGCAGCAGTGGATTATCTCAACCAGTTTTTGCCAAAGACAGAGAAACAGTCGCAGACTACGCTCATTTTAGGAACGGTCAAAGGTGACGTGCATGATGTTGGTAAAAACCTTGTAGATATATTGCTCACCAATAATGGCTTTAAAGTTGTCAATCTAGGTATCAAAGTAGAGCTCGAAGAGTTTATCAAAGCTTATAAAGAGCATAATGCCCAGGCAATCGGAATGAGTGGACTGCTGGTCAAATCTACCCAAGTGATGTTGGAAAACCTCAAAGAGATGAAGCAAAAAGGAATTGATGCGCCTGTTCTTTTGGGTGGGGCTGCGCTGACGAAGAAATTTGTGGATGAGTTTTGCCGTCCAGCCTATGATGGACCTATCTTTTATTGCCGCGATGCTTTTGATGGAATAGTGGCAATGAGCAGAATCGAAGAGGGAAACTTTGATACAAAGCTTGGAAGCGACAAGGATGAAGAGGAGATTGTCGAGGTCAAGCCAAAAGAGGAAGTAAAGATCGATCCGGCAAACATTATCTTGCCAAAACCGGCTCCTGTACCTATCCCACCATTTTGGGGTAGAAAGACACTTGAGATTGATCCGGATATCGCCTATGAGTGGATCAACAAAAGGCTTCTTTTTAAACAGCGTTGGGGTTATAAGTCAAAAGGTCTGAGCAAAGAGGAGTATCAAAAGCAGCTTGATGAAAAGGTGATTCCAGCTTTTAATAGGCTTAGAAGTGAGCTAAAAGATATATTCCAGCCAGTAATTCTCTATGGATATTGGCCTGCAAGAGCTGTAGATAATGAGCTCTATGTTTTTGGAGAAGAGTTTGGCTGGCAAAGGGATGAGGATGCCAATCGTGAGCCGATAGAGAATATCATCGGTGACGCGATAGAGATTTTCACCTTTCCAAGGCAGTCTAAACCGCCTCATAGATGTATCGCAGACTATTTTCATGCTGATAGAATGGATGTAAGTGCTTTTACCTGCGTGAGTGCTGGAAGCAAGTTTAGTGAATATGAGGGAGAGCTTTTTAAAGCTGGGAAATATCATGAGTATCATTTGGTACATGGTCTCAGCGTTGAGCTTGCCGAAGCATTGGCTGAGATTGCACACAAGCAGATACGAATAGAGCTTGGGATTTTACGCAATGAAAAGGCAGATTTACGCGATGTAAAAATGGTAGGCTATCAAGGAGCTAGGTATTCACCAGGCTATCCAGCATGTCCTGATCTTGAGCTCAATCGTCACATATTTAACCTCTTAAAACCAGAGGAGTTTGGTATTGAGCTGAGTGAAACGTTTCAAATACATCCTGAGCAGTCAACCTGTGCGATAGTTGTACATCATCCAGAGGCGAAGTATTTTAACGTTTAG